GCCTGTATTCCGACATCCTCAAATACTCATTGCTTTGGGGAAAAGATGCAAGGTACGATCTTAGTGCAAAAGATTTTTTTGGAAGTTTTGAACTTTCCTATTATCAAACAGAATCCAAAGGTGCTTTGGAGCAAAAGAGTAGTGGCTATGTACCCAAAAGTATGAACCTACTAACAGAAAAATTTAAGGCTGCTGGCTTTACCATCACAGGAGGTTACCTCACCAAACCGATCAATAATGTTTTTCAATACCGACTTGGCTGTCATGCAGAGCTTGCATACGGAGATATAAAGATTTTAAAAGTTGGGTACTTTTCAAGCTTGCTTTTTGGGCGCGAAAACAGTTCCTTAAAAGGAATCCTTACCCTTCAGGGTAACCTGTTGGAAAGTAGTAGTTTTGGTCCTTCTATGATAGAAGACAATGCATATAATACGCTTTCCATGAATCAATTTAGTTACGATTTACTTTTCGGATTATCCTATTCATTTTAAAGAAGGGAAAGACGCTCAGATCTTCAAGCCTGTCAGTATTTAGCTATTCTTTGCGGATTAAATCTTTTGCTAAGCACTTTTTGTTTTGTAGTTTCGGGGGCCAGAATATAACTAGTGTTTATCACTACCGCTGCCGAACAATTAGCAAAGGTCTTATATTCGGAAAATAGAAACGAAGTGAAAATTAAACAAAAGACAATATGACCAATAATGATATATTACGACGTGTTCGCTACATGTTTGATTATAGTGATTCTAAAATGATTACGCTTTTTAAATTAGCCAATCACGATGTCAGTAGAGCGGATTTAAGTGACTGGTTAAAAAGAGAAGACGACCCTTTATTAATAGAAATTACAGATAAAGAACTGGCCACTTTCCTTAACGGATTGATCATTGAAAAACGCGGGAAAAGAGAAGGTCCTTTGCCAGAGGCAGAAGATCCTTTAAGCAATAATATGATTCTTAAGAAACTGAAAATTGCATTGAACTTGAAATCGGATGACATTTTAGATATGCTCGCCTTAATAGATAAAAAAATAAGCAAACATGAGTTGAGTGCTTTTTTCCGTAAGCCGGACCATAAATCCTATCGAGATTTTTTGGATCAGTACCTAAGACATTTTCTTAATGCCTTGCAAAAGAAATACAAGAATAAGTAATCCTTTTATAATTTTCTTAAAATCCACACAGCCCAAGCTACCAGCTTGGGCTGTTTTGTGAAAATTATTTTATATCGCTGTCAGGATTTTAAGTACTTACAGACTATTCCTATTTATATTCTTAAGGCGGTTTCTGCAGCCTAGTTACTAAAACGCTTACAGGCCTTCGACGCTGACAGGATCTTTAAAGCGAAGCGCAAAAAAGCTTCTGCAAATTAATAATCGGTATCGCAATTCTTCCTTATTAAATCTTTTGCTAAGAAATGATTGTTTTGTAGCTTCACATTGTAATTTCATAAAAAATCACCATCCTAAAATAGTATGACAAAGAAACTAACAAAAAGAATAATCAGAATAGTATTGCTTATTGGAACCATTACTTCCATGTTTTTTGTACCATGGCTTTTGGTAAAGGCGTGGATTTTACCACTACCCAATACAGTTCAAGAACAGTTGGATGAGGCCATTGATCATGGGTTTGATGGAATGATTGTTTATGTAGATCAAGCTGGTAAACCACCTCAGTATTTTGCTTCAGGTTGGCACGATAGAGAAGTAAAGATACCTGCCAAAGCGCAAGCCTTATTTAAGATTGCCAGTATCAGCAAGCTATATGATGCTGTGGCTGTCACCAAATTGGTAAGTCATGAACGTCTTTCTTTGGATAAAACCATCGCCGATTATTTACCGGAACTTGTGGGAAGAATTGAGAATGCAGATAAAATCACCTTGAGGTTGATGATACAGCATAAAAGTGGCATTCCCAATTTTACGGACGCTCCGAATTTTTGGGCAGCTCCAACAGAGAGCTATGAAGAGAGTCTTGCATTGATTCTGGATAAGCCGGCCAATTTTGATCCCGGTAAAGATTATGAATATTGTAATACGAATTATTTGTTAATCAATAGAATAATGGATGATGTGCTAGGTTATGGGAACTTTCAATTCATTCAGGAAGAAATTTTAAAGCCACTAAACCTTAACAATACCTTCAGCTCGCTAAGTGAAGTGAATATAGATGATGTAATGAGTGGCTATCATGTAGGACATCCCCTTGATTTGAAGACAGACGAGCATGGCATGTTGGCCACAGCAGAAGACGTGGGGATTTTCCTAAGGGCATTGAACGATGGATCATTGTTTGAACCTGGAGAACAGGAAATTTATGCTTCCATTTATGAATATGAACATGGAGGTTGGGTTCCAGGATACCAAAGTTTTGCAAAATATCACAAAGATCTTGATGCTGTTGTTGTTGAATTCTATAGCACAACTGATTCTAAACTGTACAATTGGAACTTGTCACAAATCATAAATAATAGAATTGCTAAAATTCTGAAAAGGCAAAAAAGCGAATAGAATTTTATGAAGAACGTTTAATAGCCTTGATACCAAATACTAAACTTACAGCCCATGCTACCAGCTTGGGCTTTTTTTGACCAAATAACAAAAAGCCTTTCTGCTCACTACAAAACCGCATCAATTGTTTAGAATCCCTACAGAATACTTCTGCGGTGTACAAACTTATCGTTTAATCTGCAGGTAAATCATCATGCAATTTTTTTTGAAGAGAAGAGAATGAGGCGAAGGTTCTCAAGAAAAGCTTACATTTGCACAAATTATTTAAATTTTTGTGGATGAGATATTTTCTAATGTTATTAGCTCTTGCTGTTGGCTGTCTTTTACCCATTCAGGCAAGTCTTAATGCTAAATTAGGTGGCTTTTTAAAAGCCCCAATAATGGCTGCATTGGTTAATTTTATGGTTGGAGGATTTATTCTTCTTCTAATTATATTGGGAACACGCACTCCAAATAATTTGTTGTTAGCAGCAAAAGAAGCACCAATCTATGCTTGGATCGGCGGATTGATGGGAGCTACATTCGTTGGTTCGATCATTTTTCTGATTCCTAGATTAGGAGCAGCCTTGAGTTTCGGATTAATTGTAGCTGGTCAGTTGG
This window of the Labilibaculum sp. DW002 genome carries:
- a CDS encoding DUF1456 family protein — encoded protein: MTNNDILRRVRYMFDYSDSKMITLFKLANHDVSRADLSDWLKREDDPLLIEITDKELATFLNGLIIEKRGKREGPLPEAEDPLSNNMILKKLKIALNLKSDDILDMLALIDKKISKHELSAFFRKPDHKSYRDFLDQYLRHFLNALQKKYKNK
- a CDS encoding serine hydrolase domain-containing protein, which codes for MTKKLTKRIIRIVLLIGTITSMFFVPWLLVKAWILPLPNTVQEQLDEAIDHGFDGMIVYVDQAGKPPQYFASGWHDREVKIPAKAQALFKIASISKLYDAVAVTKLVSHERLSLDKTIADYLPELVGRIENADKITLRLMIQHKSGIPNFTDAPNFWAAPTESYEESLALILDKPANFDPGKDYEYCNTNYLLINRIMDDVLGYGNFQFIQEEILKPLNLNNTFSSLSEVNIDDVMSGYHVGHPLDLKTDEHGMLATAEDVGIFLRALNDGSLFEPGEQEIYASIYEYEHGGWVPGYQSFAKYHKDLDAVVVEFYSTTDSKLYNWNLSQIINNRIAKILKRQKSE
- a CDS encoding DMT family transporter, whose translation is MRYFLMLLALAVGCLLPIQASLNAKLGGFLKAPIMAALVNFMVGGFILLLIILGTRTPNNLLLAAKEAPIYAWIGGLMGATFVGSIIFLIPRLGAALSFGLIVAGQLVFSMVIDHFGMFGIPVQPINWGRAFGVALILTGVLVIQKF